One Paenibacillus sp. FSL W8-0186 genomic window carries:
- a CDS encoding DEAD/DEAH box helicase, whose protein sequence is MTTFDQWGISPELIRTLQHHGISTPTPVQEEAIPVLQAGEDAIVQAQTGTGKTLAFLLPIMDKLKADRPDPQALIITPTRELAIQITAEARKLAAAREGISILAAYGGQDVERQLRKLHNGTQLVIGTPGRLLDHLRRGSLTLGAVRMLVLDEADQMLHMGFLAEVEAIIHMVPKNRQTMLFSATMPDNVKRLARSYMDRPRDIRIAETSRVTLDSIRQILVECTDRGKQGALIELIRTHRPYLAVIFCRTKRRASKLNEALQEAGFASDELHGDLSQSKREQVMRAFRDAKLELLVATDVAARGIDVEGVTHVFNYDIPQDVDSYIHRIGRTGRAGGKGVAITFASPRDIDALRHIERGIGMKLERRRQEKSETAASVSRDTAGKRESKDSAGKGRRPEGRKPAGGRADEGRRGQGSGKGSRERQSTRSTQARGAKPSNTRSGHASRSDSGGRRGRSERGGRRGR, encoded by the coding sequence TTGACGACTTTCGATCAATGGGGCATTTCGCCTGAGCTTATTCGAACGCTACAACATCATGGCATCAGCACTCCGACACCAGTACAGGAGGAGGCTATTCCTGTCCTGCAGGCAGGGGAGGACGCGATTGTCCAGGCCCAGACGGGAACAGGAAAGACGCTGGCATTCCTGCTGCCGATCATGGACAAGCTGAAGGCGGATCGCCCTGACCCGCAGGCGCTGATCATCACGCCAACCCGGGAATTGGCCATTCAAATTACGGCGGAGGCGCGCAAGCTGGCTGCTGCCCGCGAGGGGATATCGATTCTCGCTGCGTATGGAGGACAAGATGTGGAGCGGCAGCTTCGCAAATTGCACAATGGCACCCAACTGGTCATCGGTACACCGGGCCGATTGCTGGATCATTTGCGCCGCGGTTCGCTGACGCTGGGTGCTGTACGCATGCTCGTGCTCGATGAAGCGGACCAGATGCTGCATATGGGCTTCCTGGCCGAAGTAGAGGCGATTATTCATATGGTTCCGAAAAACCGCCAGACCATGCTGTTTTCCGCGACGATGCCGGACAATGTCAAGCGGCTTGCCCGGTCATACATGGACCGGCCGCGGGATATCCGCATCGCAGAGACCTCCCGTGTCACGCTGGACAGTATCCGCCAAATTCTCGTGGAATGCACGGACCGTGGCAAGCAGGGGGCTTTGATCGAGCTCATCCGCACCCATCGCCCTTATCTGGCGGTCATCTTCTGCCGGACGAAGCGGCGTGCGAGCAAGCTGAACGAAGCTTTGCAGGAGGCCGGGTTTGCCTCCGACGAGCTGCACGGGGATTTATCCCAATCCAAACGGGAGCAGGTGATGCGCGCATTCCGCGATGCGAAACTGGAGCTGCTCGTTGCTACCGATGTAGCGGCCAGAGGCATCGATGTTGAAGGCGTAACCCATGTGTTTAATTATGATATTCCGCAGGATGTGGACAGCTACATCCACCGGATCGGCCGTACGGGCCGGGCTGGCGGGAAAGGGGTGGCGATAACCTTTGCTTCTCCGCGAGATATCGATGCACTGCGCCATATTGAACGGGGCATAGGGATGAAGCTGGAACGGCGCCGTCAGGAGAAGAGCGAAACAGCAGCTTCTGTGAGCCGGGATACGGCAGGCAAACGGGAATCCAAGGATTCCGCCGGAAAAGGAAGACGGCCTGAAGGCAGGAAGCCGGCAGGCGGAAGAGCAGACGAAGGGCGCCGCGGCCAAGGCAGCGGGAAGGGCAGCCGTGAACGTCAATCCACCCGGTCCACCCAGGCTAGGGGCGCTAAGCCATCTAATACGAGAAGCGGACACGCCTCCCGCAGCGACAGCGGCGGCCGGCGCGGCAGATCGGAACGGGGAGGGCGCCGGGGGCGGTAA
- a CDS encoding ThuA domain-containing protein: MNKKRALLIGDYTHPKFYPLQGVDREITHILNDSFSVQCTENNHMLEESNLQSFDLCISYHDSWREKLSSKQTSGLLSCISGGRGLLVLHNGIVLQKKYEIAQLIGARNVSHPSLQKLQMRVTAPDHDIMLDISPFEIEDEPYRFEFDPFCETTILLEFEMDGEWHPAAWAHSYGLGRVVYLLPGRDQAVFQHPEYRKLVLQAAKWAARSPG, encoded by the coding sequence ATGAACAAGAAAAGAGCGCTGCTGATTGGTGATTATACTCATCCTAAATTTTATCCCCTGCAAGGGGTTGATCGGGAAATAACCCATATTTTGAATGACAGCTTTTCAGTACAATGTACAGAGAACAACCATATGCTTGAGGAAAGCAATTTGCAGTCGTTCGACCTCTGCATTTCCTATCACGACAGTTGGAGGGAGAAGCTGTCCTCCAAGCAGACCTCAGGTCTTCTGTCCTGCATTAGCGGCGGGCGCGGACTGTTAGTTCTTCATAACGGCATTGTTTTGCAAAAGAAATACGAGATTGCCCAGCTCATTGGCGCCCGCAACGTATCGCATCCTTCCTTGCAGAAATTGCAGATGCGCGTGACAGCGCCGGATCATGACATCATGCTTGACATTTCGCCCTTTGAAATCGAGGACGAGCCATACCGGTTTGAGTTTGATCCGTTTTGCGAAACGACGATTTTGCTGGAATTCGAGATGGATGGAGAATGGCACCCGGCGGCTTGGGCGCATAGCTATGGGCTTGGCCGTGTAGTCTATCTTCTTCCAGGACGCGATCAGGCTGTGTTCCAGCATCCAGAGTATCGCAAGCTCGTGCTGCAGGCAGCGAAGTGGGCGGCAAGGTCGCCGGGCTAA
- a CDS encoding uroporphyrinogen-III synthase, with the protein MARRLEGKRIALTGPRRAEELGKLIENMGGIPLYRPAQGTVFLEDEKLRQGIRTWVSQPPDWSIFTTGIGLNALFEMAEEMGLLEVLLANLSNSRIAARGYKTVNVLKKRQLTPHVRDDDGSTDGLIRELAAYELKGATVLLQLYGDRAPKLVEWLEQQGAVCTEILPYRHIAPPEEDLNRLLLDIVEGKVDAVSFTSSPQVRFLLEYAEKQGRFDELISALRGPVIAVAVGKVTAQGLYEAGIPRVVAPKEERMGSMIVELARYFAGESDPLLAGK; encoded by the coding sequence GTGGCTAGAAGATTAGAAGGCAAGCGAATTGCGCTGACCGGGCCTCGCCGTGCCGAGGAGCTGGGCAAGCTGATCGAGAATATGGGCGGAATTCCGCTCTACCGGCCAGCACAGGGGACTGTGTTTTTGGAAGACGAGAAGCTGCGGCAGGGGATACGGACGTGGGTGAGCCAACCTCCGGACTGGTCTATTTTTACCACGGGAATTGGGCTTAATGCTCTGTTCGAGATGGCCGAGGAGATGGGGCTGCTGGAGGTGTTGCTGGCCAATCTCTCTAATTCGCGCATCGCCGCGCGGGGGTATAAGACGGTGAATGTTTTGAAGAAGCGCCAGTTGACGCCTCATGTCCGCGACGATGACGGCAGCACGGATGGACTGATCCGCGAGCTGGCCGCATATGAATTGAAGGGTGCTACGGTATTGCTGCAGTTATACGGCGACCGTGCGCCAAAGCTGGTGGAATGGCTTGAGCAGCAGGGGGCGGTCTGCACGGAAATATTGCCTTATCGTCATATTGCGCCCCCGGAGGAGGACTTAAACCGCCTATTGCTGGATATTGTGGAGGGGAAAGTTGATGCCGTATCCTTTACAAGCAGTCCGCAGGTAAGGTTTCTGCTGGAATATGCGGAGAAGCAAGGCCGCTTCGACGAGCTGATCTCTGCGCTGCGCGGGCCGGTAATCGCCGTTGCCGTAGGTAAAGTAACCGCTCAGGGACTGTATGAAGCGGGAATTCCTCGCGTAGTCGCTCCGAAGGAAGAACGAATGGGGAGCATGATTGTTGAACTAGCGCGTTATTTCGCCGGCGAAAGCGATCCCCTGCTGGCTGGCAAATAA
- a CDS encoding HAMP domain-containing methyl-accepting chemotaxis protein produces the protein MASLLIAAVPVVLLLLLDESMKWIVAVVSVVFALLVSALLIRSITGPLQRLSASIQKISGGDLSERVSGAERNDEIGIVAKRLQEAVDQWNVMLTEMQQASNQVSLSANQLSASADQTTRAIEHVTQAIQEVASGSERQTHNMIRGVEGVEDISRQAAAISGHIQEVSETMEQTTAVAEEGNTSVLSVVEKIEYIHQTVDELGGVIQTLNEHTENIGGIVGVITGIAQQTNLLALNASIEAARAGEEGRGFAVVASEVRKLAEGSESYAHQIEELIDGVQTEVQRALESMENAKKGVEEGIVAVDISGRSFSRIRRAVRGAAAKIEEVSGSARELTQGAGKVSQIISEIRNITEEGADNVGAISAAAEEQLASIQEIASSTTQLSSIAGQLEEMSGKFRLRKS, from the coding sequence ATGGCTAGTCTATTGATTGCCGCCGTTCCTGTGGTGTTACTGCTGCTGCTGGATGAGTCCATGAAATGGATCGTGGCTGTAGTGTCTGTTGTGTTTGCTTTGTTGGTGTCTGCGTTATTGATTCGAAGCATAACAGGCCCGCTTCAACGCTTAAGTGCATCTATTCAGAAAATTAGCGGAGGCGATTTGTCGGAGCGGGTCAGCGGAGCCGAGCGTAATGATGAGATCGGCATAGTGGCCAAGCGGCTGCAGGAAGCGGTCGATCAATGGAATGTTATGCTGACGGAGATGCAGCAAGCGTCCAATCAGGTCAGCTTATCGGCGAACCAGCTGTCGGCAAGCGCAGACCAGACGACCCGAGCGATCGAGCATGTAACTCAGGCTATACAGGAAGTGGCTTCTGGCAGTGAACGCCAAACGCATAATATGATTCGCGGGGTAGAAGGTGTCGAGGATATTTCACGGCAAGCCGCGGCGATATCGGGCCATATTCAAGAGGTCAGCGAGACGATGGAGCAGACTACAGCCGTGGCTGAAGAAGGAAATACGTCTGTTCTCAGCGTCGTTGAAAAAATCGAGTATATTCATCAAACGGTCGATGAGCTCGGCGGGGTCATTCAAACCTTGAACGAGCATACCGAGAATATCGGCGGGATTGTCGGTGTCATTACAGGAATCGCCCAGCAGACCAATCTGCTTGCCTTGAACGCATCGATTGAAGCAGCAAGAGCCGGGGAGGAAGGGCGCGGGTTTGCCGTTGTCGCATCGGAAGTCCGGAAGCTTGCCGAAGGCTCTGAGAGCTACGCCCATCAGATTGAGGAGCTTATTGACGGTGTTCAAACGGAAGTACAGCGGGCGCTGGAATCGATGGAGAATGCGAAGAAGGGCGTAGAGGAAGGCATTGTTGCCGTCGATATATCCGGCCGCAGCTTCTCGCGCATCCGCAGAGCCGTACGCGGAGCAGCAGCCAAAATCGAAGAGGTGTCCGGCTCGGCCCGGGAATTAACGCAGGGGGCCGGGAAAGTGTCGCAGATTATCTCCGAAATCCGCAACATTACGGAAGAAGGTGCGGACAATGTCGGGGCGATTTCCGCAGCCGCCGAGGAGCAGCTCGCTTCGATTCAGGAAATCGCGTCTTCTACGACCCAGTTGTCCTCGATTGCGGGGCAGCTGGAAGAGATGTCGGGTAAGTTCAGATTGCGAAAATCCTAA
- a CDS encoding response regulator transcription factor — protein sequence MQAEEVKKRVQSGSVTPFRRPEQGLGYNEQLFGNDYPQACPVTQRVILVSPFPSEIYELVRDLSVGCFDVLVFHHLEQGLRNALAADLVIFDLTAYRGSEEVSMLTKRMLQDLEDVPSLLLVNEAMLSQMDPSLMHLELLVWPSSPHEILYHVQRIIRTSNHRPASGALPAGGTSTYKDLWIDRKKMQVYRSGIAIELTKTEYELLIKLLDHEGSVLSREELLADVWETSFMGGSNVVDVHIKSLRKKLGDRAANPTYIATVRGVGYRLAD from the coding sequence ATGCAGGCAGAAGAAGTAAAGAAAAGAGTACAGAGCGGATCGGTTACTCCGTTTAGGCGCCCAGAGCAAGGGCTTGGATACAATGAGCAGCTGTTCGGTAATGATTATCCTCAAGCATGTCCGGTGACGCAGCGCGTCATCCTCGTCAGCCCATTTCCCAGCGAAATTTATGAGCTTGTAAGGGATCTGTCGGTAGGCTGCTTCGATGTCCTTGTATTTCATCATTTGGAGCAGGGCCTCCGCAATGCTCTGGCTGCCGATCTTGTTATCTTTGACTTGACGGCTTATCGGGGCAGTGAAGAGGTTTCGATGCTTACCAAGCGAATGCTGCAGGATCTCGAAGATGTCCCTTCCCTGCTGCTGGTGAACGAGGCGATGCTATCGCAAATGGACCCGAGCTTAATGCACCTCGAGCTCCTCGTCTGGCCTTCCTCGCCGCATGAGATACTGTACCATGTTCAGCGGATTATCCGCACAAGCAATCATCGTCCAGCTTCCGGTGCTTTACCAGCCGGGGGAACGTCAACTTATAAAGATCTTTGGATCGACCGCAAGAAGATGCAGGTGTACCGGTCCGGCATAGCTATCGAGCTGACCAAGACGGAATACGAGCTGCTGATTAAATTGCTGGATCATGAAGGGAGCGTCCTGTCCCGGGAAGAGCTGCTTGCTGACGTATGGGAGACCTCCTTTATGGGCGGGAGCAACGTAGTGGACGTGCACATCAAGAGCCTGCGCAAGAAGCTCGGCGACAGGGCCGCGAATCCGACTTATATCGCGACTGTCCGAGGGGTCGGATACCGTTTGGCGGATTAA
- a CDS encoding transcriptional repressor produces MKSLNLTTQRKAVYDVVRNANDHPTAAEVMNRLVEQGYNFAYGTVYNSLRYLTDKELIRELKLGEAASRYDAKLDDHQHILCEVCGRVDEVMSKVPEDWSADVAKETGYDVHHAHVVFGGVCPECRQKK; encoded by the coding sequence ATGAAATCACTAAATTTAACGACGCAGCGCAAAGCAGTTTACGATGTCGTCCGCAATGCGAATGACCACCCGACTGCGGCGGAAGTAATGAACCGTCTTGTCGAACAGGGTTATAATTTTGCATACGGCACGGTATATAATTCGCTCAGATACTTAACCGACAAAGAGCTGATCCGTGAATTGAAGCTGGGCGAGGCCGCAAGCCGTTATGACGCCAAGCTGGATGATCACCAGCATATTCTGTGCGAGGTGTGCGGCAGAGTGGATGAAGTCATGTCGAAGGTTCCGGAGGACTGGAGCGCTGATGTAGCCAAGGAGACCGGATATGACGTGCATCATGCCCATGTTGTATTTGGGGGGGTGTGCCCAGAATGCAGGCAGAAGAAGTAA
- a CDS encoding GerAB/ArcD/ProY family transporter: MEKIKITPLQIFSLIVLFELGTGLVVNLGMEAGKDEWLAVLLGMVIGILLYAGYSMLYLWFPNMLPTEYDKLLLGKYLGTLAGISYMVFFLYKASRDLMDGGLLVIATTLRETPVFIVNMLMMITVAYTIHKGLEVLARTALILLTVMMMIGALNLLLIAFAHIVDINRLLPVLGGGIGSLLRAVSRTNYQFPFAEVIAFNMLLPFLNHPKKGVKAGYLALLFTGLILSLAVATTVAVLGADLAERSYFPMLIMVGKASISDFIQRPDIFVVMAFIIGIYFKICIYFFAAVIGISNIFNIPYQKLIYPLTLIILALTAFETRSYSEHLTKGGKMLYLVDPVFFIVLPLILLIAAVIRKFIFRSRPGAGTGTGGGFGTGAGDGIMGGAGTSAAGTAHTGTEGGSGAGYEVPRSGPGSGGGVGGGGS, from the coding sequence GTGGAGAAAATCAAAATCACTCCTTTGCAAATATTTTCGTTAATAGTCTTGTTTGAGCTGGGTACGGGACTTGTCGTCAATTTGGGAATGGAAGCCGGCAAGGACGAGTGGCTGGCCGTTCTGCTCGGGATGGTCATCGGAATTTTGCTGTATGCCGGCTATTCGATGCTGTACCTGTGGTTCCCCAATATGCTGCCTACGGAATATGATAAACTGCTGCTTGGTAAATACCTGGGAACCTTGGCTGGAATCAGCTATATGGTATTTTTCTTGTATAAGGCTTCGAGGGATTTAATGGACGGCGGGTTGCTGGTCATTGCCACGACGCTGCGGGAAACTCCCGTTTTTATTGTTAATATGCTCATGATGATTACTGTTGCTTATACGATACATAAAGGGCTGGAGGTGCTCGCCCGAACGGCTCTGATCCTATTGACAGTCATGATGATGATCGGTGCGCTGAACCTGCTTCTCATTGCTTTCGCGCACATTGTCGATATTAATCGGCTGTTGCCTGTGCTGGGCGGCGGCATAGGGTCGCTGCTCCGAGCGGTGTCCAGAACAAATTATCAGTTCCCATTTGCAGAGGTCATTGCGTTCAACATGCTGCTGCCGTTCCTGAATCATCCCAAAAAGGGGGTTAAAGCCGGTTATTTAGCCCTTTTATTTACCGGCCTTATACTTAGTTTAGCCGTGGCGACGACAGTAGCCGTGCTGGGGGCTGATCTTGCCGAGCGATCTTATTTTCCCATGTTGATTATGGTCGGGAAGGCTTCGATCTCCGACTTCATTCAGCGGCCAGATATCTTTGTCGTTATGGCGTTTATTATTGGCATCTACTTCAAAATTTGCATTTACTTCTTTGCAGCGGTCATAGGGATATCGAATATTTTCAATATCCCGTACCAGAAATTAATTTACCCGCTTACTCTCATCATTTTGGCGCTGACGGCTTTTGAAACCCGTTCATATAGCGAGCATTTAACGAAAGGGGGAAAAATGCTGTATCTGGTCGATCCGGTATTTTTCATTGTGCTCCCGTTAATCCTTCTGATTGCAGCTGTAATTCGCAAGTTTATTTTCCGTTCAAGACCCGGAGCCGGAACCGGAACCGGCGGGGGATTCGGGACAGGAGCCGGGGACGGGATAATGGGCGGAGCCGGCACTAGTGCCGCTGGGACTGCCCATACCGGAACTGAAGGCGGTTCCGGAGCCGGATACGAAGTTCCCCGAAGCGGCCCCGGAAGCGGCGGAGGGGTTGGCGGTGGTGGAAGTTGA
- a CDS encoding Ger(x)C family spore germination protein, whose translation MIKRTIAVALAFCCIVLTSGCWDAIELNRRAVVSGIGIDHAPGEEGLLMVTFQVIIADEISGKTGRGATPTSVYYGKGHTISEAIRNASRQVPRLTSTAHTRLIVISESIARKGIAEIMDFLDRDSDIRLSSDVVIAKENLTAEEVTASLTPIGKIMAYSLSEKVEFASSQLGENYPMAIDDIMRDLLIPGGGPVINGLEVFGDVSGLGKKSNLESVRSSLIVIGAPAIFKGDKLVDWLSPNESRGMVWMKNKMKKTSLVLQPDQEIGSMGMDVIRSKTDLKAKLDDPLHPVIQVGVKLQLSVRDVNTPIDLKQPEVLHMIEAKANEEIVRDLQAVVQKAQLAKSDIFGFGGVIERQSPAVWKKIEGQWEDLFPQIKVEYNVDSVIRNTQLRDRSYKFHQR comes from the coding sequence ATGATAAAGAGGACTATAGCCGTCGCTTTGGCTTTCTGCTGTATTGTGCTGACGAGCGGCTGTTGGGACGCTATTGAGTTGAACCGGAGGGCGGTCGTTTCCGGCATCGGCATCGATCATGCGCCGGGAGAGGAGGGGCTGCTTATGGTAACCTTCCAGGTGATCATCGCCGACGAAATCTCGGGTAAAACCGGCAGAGGAGCTACTCCGACTTCTGTTTACTATGGCAAGGGGCACACGATTAGCGAAGCGATCCGCAACGCTTCCCGCCAAGTGCCGCGCTTGACTTCCACAGCGCATACCAGGCTCATTGTCATCTCTGAGAGTATTGCCCGGAAAGGCATCGCGGAAATTATGGACTTCCTGGACAGGGACTCCGATATTCGGTTGTCCTCTGATGTCGTTATTGCCAAAGAAAATCTCACCGCCGAAGAAGTGACTGCTTCGCTTACGCCCATTGGCAAAATTATGGCCTATTCTCTTTCGGAAAAAGTTGAGTTTGCGTCGAGCCAGCTAGGGGAAAATTACCCTATGGCAATAGATGATATCATGCGTGACTTGCTGATTCCTGGAGGGGGACCTGTCATCAATGGATTGGAGGTGTTTGGCGACGTAAGTGGACTGGGCAAGAAGAGCAATTTGGAAAGCGTTAGAAGCTCGCTAATCGTGATCGGCGCCCCTGCTATTTTCAAAGGCGATAAGCTGGTGGATTGGTTATCCCCGAACGAAAGCCGCGGCATGGTCTGGATGAAGAATAAAATGAAAAAAACTTCGCTGGTCCTGCAGCCCGATCAGGAAATAGGCAGCATGGGCATGGACGTCATTCGCTCCAAAACCGACTTGAAAGCCAAACTGGACGATCCGCTTCACCCGGTGATCCAGGTCGGAGTCAAATTGCAGTTGTCTGTAAGGGACGTAAACACCCCCATTGATTTGAAACAGCCTGAGGTGCTCCACATGATTGAAGCAAAAGCGAATGAGGAGATTGTTCGTGACTTGCAGGCCGTTGTCCAAAAAGCACAATTGGCAAAGAGCGATATTTTTGGTTTTGGAGGAGTTATCGAGCGTCAAAGTCCTGCGGTTTGGAAAAAGATTGAGGGTCAATGGGAAGATCTGTTTCCGCAGATTAAAGTTGAATATAATGTGGATTCCGTCATACGCAATACGCAGCTGCGTGACCGCTCCTATAAATTTCATCAACGCTAG
- a CDS encoding spore germination protein has product MKRNQFIGRSRRQIQGNQEQRKNGNHHRRPDGDTSQDKNETDSRKDANSQQHQAEPQSRDRTHQDDAGIQSSGSTHNDAGSESSGSVRHGDAESRSNGSRKQNQAELQSSDNLQNGNSSQTGANSQGDYGSSNGTTSRVDSAQGGAGSQGTSGSQSSTGSQEGADSQGSPILQSSIPQGGTHNREIPGELQQTVQRIQKETGDSPDIVVRKMSLGGEKPTSIAVIYLNGLSDQMIINSFVMETISGLGELEAKDSEAMLDQLQTKFLSLGESKIVSEWSHVVFDILSGDTAIFLEGSTRAIIAGTRGGEWRSITESTTELVVRGPKDSFVESIATNISLLRRRIKNADLWLETMKIGAVSHTNVAMMYIQSLADPKLVQEVRQRLENVQLNGVLESGYIEEFIQDKTFTPFPTIFNTERPDTAAGHLLEGRVIILVDGTPFVLILPTVFGHFFQSPEDYSQRFDISIIMRSIRYLSFIILLLGPAIYIALTTFHYEMLPSLLLVSLLAQREGVPFPAFVEAMLMEVTFELLREAGLRMPRAVGQTISIVGALILGTAVVEAGLITPGMVIVVALTGISSFAPTAYNIAVAGRLIRFVFMVLAGMFGLYGITLGIVMLIIHMNSLRSFGVPYLAPITPFVPKDQKDTFIRMPAWILRTPPDRIREQHLIREGRNKNSIGLNHQQGQQGQQWQQGQQGQQGQQGQQWQQGQQGQQWQQGQQGQQWQQGQQGQQGQQWQQGQQWQQGQQWQQGHQGQQGQQGQQWQQGQQGQQGQQWQQGQQGQQGQQGQQGQQWQQGQQWQQGHQGQQGQQDQQGASDHGI; this is encoded by the coding sequence ATGAAACGCAATCAATTTATCGGTAGAAGCAGACGCCAAATTCAAGGAAATCAAGAGCAGAGGAAGAACGGCAACCATCATCGCAGACCGGACGGGGATACAAGCCAAGACAAAAACGAGACCGATTCCCGAAAGGATGCTAATTCTCAGCAGCATCAAGCGGAGCCTCAAAGCCGCGATAGAACACACCAGGATGATGCAGGTATCCAAAGCAGCGGCAGCACGCATAATGATGCTGGGTCTGAAAGCAGCGGCAGTGTGCGGCATGGTGATGCTGAATCTCGGAGCAATGGCAGTAGGAAGCAGAATCAAGCCGAGTTACAGAGCAGCGATAACTTGCAAAATGGCAATAGCTCACAGACCGGTGCAAATTCACAGGGGGATTACGGTTCATCGAATGGAACTACCTCTCGGGTAGATTCCGCACAGGGAGGTGCAGGCTCGCAAGGAACTTCTGGCTCCCAGAGCAGTACCGGCTCCCAGGAAGGCGCTGATTCGCAAGGCAGTCCTATTCTTCAGAGCAGTATTCCACAGGGCGGAACCCATAATAGGGAAATTCCTGGGGAGTTGCAGCAAACCGTACAGCGCATCCAGAAAGAAACCGGGGATAGCCCCGATATCGTTGTCCGTAAAATGAGTTTGGGGGGAGAAAAGCCGACCTCTATCGCTGTTATTTACTTAAATGGATTAAGCGATCAAATGATTATCAATTCCTTTGTTATGGAAACCATATCCGGTCTGGGGGAATTGGAAGCGAAGGATTCGGAAGCCATGCTGGACCAATTGCAGACCAAGTTCCTGTCCCTGGGTGAATCAAAAATAGTTTCTGAGTGGAGCCATGTGGTGTTTGATATTTTGTCCGGGGATACAGCTATATTTTTGGAGGGAAGCACTAGAGCCATTATAGCCGGAACCCGTGGCGGAGAATGGAGATCCATTACGGAATCTACTACGGAGCTAGTCGTCCGGGGTCCGAAAGACAGCTTTGTTGAATCGATCGCAACCAATATCTCCCTCCTTCGGCGCAGAATCAAAAACGCGGATTTGTGGCTGGAGACCATGAAAATAGGCGCTGTCTCTCATACGAATGTGGCTATGATGTATATTCAGAGCCTGGCTGATCCGAAGCTTGTTCAGGAAGTCAGGCAGCGTCTGGAGAACGTTCAGCTTAACGGAGTACTGGAATCCGGTTATATCGAAGAATTTATTCAGGATAAGACTTTTACTCCGTTCCCTACCATATTTAACACAGAGAGGCCTGACACCGCGGCTGGACATTTATTGGAGGGCCGGGTAATCATCCTTGTTGATGGCACCCCGTTCGTCTTAATTTTGCCAACCGTATTCGGCCATTTCTTTCAATCGCCGGAGGATTATTCCCAGCGTTTCGATATCAGCATTATAATGCGTTCGATTCGCTATCTCAGCTTCATCATACTGCTTCTTGGACCAGCTATATACATCGCGCTGACGACATTTCATTATGAGATGCTTCCTTCACTGCTGCTGGTCAGTCTGCTTGCCCAGCGGGAAGGAGTACCCTTCCCGGCATTTGTCGAAGCGATGCTGATGGAGGTTACCTTTGAACTGCTCCGTGAAGCGGGGCTGCGCATGCCAAGAGCTGTCGGGCAGACGATATCGATTGTGGGTGCGCTTATTTTGGGAACAGCCGTGGTTGAAGCGGGACTGATTACTCCGGGAATGGTCATCGTCGTTGCCTTGACGGGAATTTCCAGTTTTGCGCCGACTGCATACAATATCGCTGTTGCTGGACGGCTGATCCGGTTTGTATTCATGGTCTTGGCTGGCATGTTCGGATTGTACGGCATTACTCTGGGAATTGTGATGCTGATCATCCACATGAACAGTCTCCGATCTTTTGGAGTTCCGTATCTAGCTCCTATTACACCATTTGTTCCGAAGGATCAGAAGGATACGTTCATCCGTATGCCGGCTTGGATCTTAAGGACTCCGCCAGACAGGATCAGGGAGCAGCATCTCATTCGGGAGGGCCGGAATAAAAACTCGATAGGACTCAACCACCAACAGGGCCAACAAGGCCAGCAGTGGCAGCAGGGCCAGCAGGGCCAACAGGGCCAGCAGGGCCAGCAGTGGCAGCAGGGCCAACAGGGCCAGCAGTGGCAGCAAGGCCAGCAGGGCCAGCAGTGGCAGCAAGGCCAGCAGGGCCAGCAGGGCCAGCAGTGGCAGCAAGGCCAGCAGTGGCAGCAAGGCCAGCAGTGGCAGCAAGGCCATCAAGGTCAACAGGGCCAACAGGGCCAGCAGTGGCAGCAGGGCCAACAGGGCCAACAAGGCCAGCAGTGGCAGCAGGGCCAGCAGGGCCAACAGGGCCAGCAGGGCCAGCAGGGCCAGCAGTGGCAGCAAGGCCAGCAGTGGCAGCAAGGCCATCAAGGTCAACAGGGCCAACAGGACCAACAAGGGGCTTCGGATCACGGGATATAA